In one Balaenoptera acutorostrata chromosome 5, mBalAcu1.1, whole genome shotgun sequence genomic region, the following are encoded:
- the EIF4E gene encoding eukaryotic translation initiation factor 4E isoform X3, producing METTPTPNPPPTEEEKTESNQEVANPEHYIKHPLQNRWALWFFKNDKSKTWQANLRLISKFDTVEDFWALYNHIQLSSNLMPGCDYSLFKDGIEPMWEDEKNKRGGRWLITLNKQQRRSDLDRFWLETLLCLIGESFDDYSDDVCGAVVNVRAKGDKIAIWTTECENREAVTHIGRVYKERLGLPPKIVIGYQSHADTATKSGSTTKNRFVV from the exons GAAACCACCCCTACTCCTAATCCCCCACctacagaagaagagaaaacagaatctaATCAGGAGGTTGCTAACCCAGAACACTATATTAAACATCCTTTACAGAACAG ATGGGCactctggttttttaaaaatgataaaagcaaaactTGGCAAGCAAACCTTCGGCTGATCTCTAAGTTTGATACTGTTGAAGACTTTTGGGC TCTGTACAACCATATCCAGTTGTCTAGTAATTTAATGCCTGGCTGTGACTACTCACTTTTTAAG GATGGTATTGAGCCTATGtgggaagatgagaaaaacaaacgAGGAGGACGATGGCTAATTACATTGAACAAACAGCAGAGACGAAGTGACCTCGATCGCTTTTGGCTAGAGACA CTGCTGTGCCTTATTGGAGAATCTTTTGATGACTACAGTGATGATGTATGTGGAGCTGTGGTTAATGTTAGAGCTAAAGGTGATAAAATAGCAATATGGACTACTGAATGTGAAAACAGAGAAGCTGTTACACATATAGg gaGGGTATACAAGGAAAGGTTAGGACTTCCTCCAAAGATAGTGATTGGTTATCAGTCCCATGCAGACACAGCTACTAAGAGCGGCTCCACCACTAAAAATAGGTTTGTTGTTTAA
- the EIF4E gene encoding eukaryotic translation initiation factor 4E isoform X2 produces MATVEPETTPTPNPPPTEEEKTESNQEVANPEHYIKHPLQNRWALWFFKNDKSKTWQANLRLISKFDTVEDFWALYNHIQLSSNLMPGCDYSLFKDGIEPMWEDEKNKRGGRWLITLNKQQRRSDLDRFWLETLLCLIGESFDDYSDDVCGAVVNVRAKGDKIAIWTTECENREAVTHIGRVYKERLGLPPKIVIGYQSHADTATKSGSTTKNRFVV; encoded by the exons GAAACCACCCCTACTCCTAATCCCCCACctacagaagaagagaaaacagaatctaATCAGGAGGTTGCTAACCCAGAACACTATATTAAACATCCTTTACAGAACAG ATGGGCactctggttttttaaaaatgataaaagcaaaactTGGCAAGCAAACCTTCGGCTGATCTCTAAGTTTGATACTGTTGAAGACTTTTGGGC TCTGTACAACCATATCCAGTTGTCTAGTAATTTAATGCCTGGCTGTGACTACTCACTTTTTAAG GATGGTATTGAGCCTATGtgggaagatgagaaaaacaaacgAGGAGGACGATGGCTAATTACATTGAACAAACAGCAGAGACGAAGTGACCTCGATCGCTTTTGGCTAGAGACA CTGCTGTGCCTTATTGGAGAATCTTTTGATGACTACAGTGATGATGTATGTGGAGCTGTGGTTAATGTTAGAGCTAAAGGTGATAAAATAGCAATATGGACTACTGAATGTGAAAACAGAGAAGCTGTTACACATATAGg gaGGGTATACAAGGAAAGGTTAGGACTTCCTCCAAAGATAGTGATTGGTTATCAGTCCCATGCAGACACAGCTACTAAGAGCGGCTCCACCACTAAAAATAGGTTTGTTGTTTAA
- the EIF4E gene encoding eukaryotic translation initiation factor 4E isoform X1 — translation MLPGKSTLETTPTPNPPPTEEEKTESNQEVANPEHYIKHPLQNRWALWFFKNDKSKTWQANLRLISKFDTVEDFWALYNHIQLSSNLMPGCDYSLFKDGIEPMWEDEKNKRGGRWLITLNKQQRRSDLDRFWLETLLCLIGESFDDYSDDVCGAVVNVRAKGDKIAIWTTECENREAVTHIGRVYKERLGLPPKIVIGYQSHADTATKSGSTTKNRFVV, via the exons GAAACCACCCCTACTCCTAATCCCCCACctacagaagaagagaaaacagaatctaATCAGGAGGTTGCTAACCCAGAACACTATATTAAACATCCTTTACAGAACAG ATGGGCactctggttttttaaaaatgataaaagcaaaactTGGCAAGCAAACCTTCGGCTGATCTCTAAGTTTGATACTGTTGAAGACTTTTGGGC TCTGTACAACCATATCCAGTTGTCTAGTAATTTAATGCCTGGCTGTGACTACTCACTTTTTAAG GATGGTATTGAGCCTATGtgggaagatgagaaaaacaaacgAGGAGGACGATGGCTAATTACATTGAACAAACAGCAGAGACGAAGTGACCTCGATCGCTTTTGGCTAGAGACA CTGCTGTGCCTTATTGGAGAATCTTTTGATGACTACAGTGATGATGTATGTGGAGCTGTGGTTAATGTTAGAGCTAAAGGTGATAAAATAGCAATATGGACTACTGAATGTGAAAACAGAGAAGCTGTTACACATATAGg gaGGGTATACAAGGAAAGGTTAGGACTTCCTCCAAAGATAGTGATTGGTTATCAGTCCCATGCAGACACAGCTACTAAGAGCGGCTCCACCACTAAAAATAGGTTTGTTGTTTAA
- the LOC103013462 gene encoding replication protein A 32 kDa subunit-like, with translation MWTSGFESYSSSSFGGAGGYTQSPGGFGSLTPSQAEKKSRARAQHIVPCTISQLLSATLVDEVFKIGNVEISQVTVVGIIRNAEKAATNIVYKIDDMTAAPTDVRQWVDTDDASTENTVVPPETYVKVAGHLRSFQSKRSLGAFKIMPLADMNEFTTHILEVVDAHMMLSKSNSQPSAGRAPISNPGMGEAGNFGGNSFMPANGLTVAQHQVLNLIKACPRPEGLNFQDLKNQLQHMTVASIKQAVDFLSNEGHIYSTMDDDHFKSTDAE, from the coding sequence ATGTGGACCAGTGGATTTGAAAGCTATAGCAGTTCCTCTTTTGGGGGAGCCGGAGGCTACACACAGTCCCCTGGGGGCTTTGGATCACTGACACCTTCCCAAGCTGAAAAGAAATCTAGAGCCCGAGCTCAGCATATTGTACCCTGTACCATATCTCAGCTGCTTTCTGCTACTCTGGTTGATGAAGTGTTCAAAATTGGAAATGTTGAGATTTCACAGGTCACTGTTGTGGGGATAATCAGAAATGCAGAGAAGGCTGCAACCAACATTGTTTACAAAATAGATGACATGACGGCTGCACCCACGGATGTCCGCCAGTGGGTTGACACAGACGATGCCAGCACTGAAAACACTGTGGTTCCTCCAGAAACCTATGTGAAAGTGGCTGGTCATCTGAGATCTTTTCAGAGCAAGAGAAGTCTGGGAGCCTTTAAGATCATGCCCCTGGCGGATATGAATGAGTTCACCACACATATTCTGGAAGTAGTCGATGCACACATGATGCTGAGCAAGTCTAACAGCCAGCCCTCAGCAGGGAGAGCACCTATCAGCAATCCAGGAATGGGTGAAGCTGGGAACTTTGGTGGGAATAGCTTCATGCCAGCAAATGGCCTCACTGTGGCCCAGCACCAGGTACTGAATTTGATTAAGGCTTGCCCAAGGCCTGAAGGATTGAACTTTCAGGATCTCAAGAATCAGCTCCAACACATGACCGTAGCCTCAATCAAGCAAGCTGTGGATTTTCTAAGCAACGAGGGACACATCTATTCCACTATGGATGATGATCATTTTAAATCCACAGACGCAGAATAA